From the Theileria parva strain Muguga chromosome 3 map unlocalized ctg_531, whole genome shotgun sequence genome, one window contains:
- a CDS encoding SVSP family protein, whose protein sequence is MLKTIKIMNKYVIYGYILTLITIQCVKSADEYANNATDDEGEEEGNFEVTETTGQPQPSQLLPQTEHVQQPQPVQQYGQYPTYHYAQYPGYSTQQPQYYHGYQQPQPYYYPGYQQPYYYPGYQPQHYYYPGYQVTQPPQQPAPVQPYQVYGPYQPQPIPTQPQPVPVQPAVVQEPYQVPPVTQPEDGTTPSQEVYNIPVIVSGISKPQKYKAKQPSHVYIKDTKVKPYGEKKCNVIKYFKIDNQGQLVEMSEGDYYKSADDNNRTKYRFNSKLEHIWCDGETIFMHIPGTKHATSLTYHKRNNVYIVRFDDRFLMIKNHKGKWVVNSRIIPTYVKMFKEGKGKKYVELTNMDYYVNLSLSGYVKFIFSPHVKCTKVTIKGQVIWEETEGCDYPKGLSITSGRNLVMYFVGYLQVYGARGDKKTYKLITTKQTYETIDYE, encoded by the coding sequence ATGTTAAAAACCAtcaaaataatgaataaatatgtaatatatggatatatattaacactaataacAATCCAATGTGTTAAATCAGCAGATGAATATGCTAATAATGCAACTGATGATGAAGGGGAGGAAGAAGGTAATTTTGAAGTAACTGAAACTACCGGACAACCTCAACCAAGTCAATTATTACCTCAAACAGAACATGTACAACAACCACAGCCAGTGCAACAATATGGTCAGTATCCCACTTATCATTATGCTCAATATCCAGGATATTCAACTCAACAACCTCAATATTACCATGGGTACCAACAACCTCAACCTTACTATTATCCTGGATATCAACAACCTTACTATTATCCTGGATATCAACCTCAACATTACTATTATCCTGGATATCAAGTTACTCAGCCACCGCAGCAACCCGCACCTGTGCAGCCATATCAAGTGTATGGACCGTACCAACCACAGCCAATACCAACACAACCTCAACCTGTGCCTGTACAGCCTGCAGTAGTGCAGGAACCGTATCAGGTACCACCTGTAACACAACCAGAAGACGGTACAACTCCATCTCAAGAAGTATATAACATTCCAGTTATTGTGAGCGGAATTAGTAAACCACAAAAGTATAAAGCAAAACAACCTTCACATGTATATATTAAGGACACAAAAGTAAAACCATATGGAGAAAAAAAATGTAATGtaatcaaatattttaaaatagaTAATCAAGGGCAATTAGTTGAAATGTCTGAAGGTGATTATTATAAGTCAGctgatgataataatagaACAAAATATAGATTTAATTCAAAACTTGAGCATATATGGTGTGATGGTGAAACTATTTTTATGCATATACCTGGAACAAAACATGCTACATCATTAACATATCACAAACGTAATAACGTATATATCGTTCGTTTTGATGATAGGtttttaatgataaaaaatcataaaGGGAAATGGGTAGTAAATTCACGCATAATTCCGACATATGTTAAAATGTTCAAAGAAGGGaaaggtaaaaaatatgtagAACTAACTAATATGGATTATTACGTAAACCTTAGTTTATCTGGATATgttaagtttatattttctCCACATGTAAAATGTACAAAAGTTACAATTAAAGGCCAAGTTATCTGGGAGGAAACTGAAGGTTGTGATTATCCAAAAGGATTGAGTATAACATCAGGCAGAAACTTAGTAATGTATTTTGTAGGATACCTCCAAGTGTATGGAGCAAGAGGGGATAAAAAAACATATAAACTCATAACTACCAAACAAACCTATGAAACCATAGACtatgaataa
- a CDS encoding SVSP family protein — MKLCVIYTYIIIFLIFRFVNCFDKYPFKSSEVTDGDDDGDDNNFDTIIRGIESLLEEEDDENIDEHGFQSIVTQLEDLVADDTFQPTEQPTQINLPPQPTPEFQPIQLPEYSNVIPQTVQETSKHSYKHNRPTKPEHSQPSQPSESTESQTQPQTSDQPIEPSGTDQQLQPEHIQVELGSDEEEYDDEEPEEGAVGGAGGGDEDEEEKKKKKEKGKPSVPVKKCETITFYKKNSNGEKVEMSSTEYEKVWEDKDKAKYKFKSELEVVICDNETVYDRLPEKPHYTSLTHYKSDNKLVFLSGIGYLIAEYAFGRWKRRTDNVVEKLKLYTKGKNGEEILLTKKHYEFKTNDRPMFKYRLKPRAMCFRIEYGGHTVWEKKGEKQHPIGLNITSGKNIIIYFKTFYRIYGTSGGEYRQIHGQKIKKY; from the coding sequence ATGAAGTTATGtgtaatttacacatatataataatatttttaatttttagatttgttAACtgttttgataaatatccCTTTAAATCGTCTGAAGTTACTGATGGTGATGATGACGgtgatgataataattttgacACAATAATTAGGGGAATTGAAAGTCTACTCgaagaagaagatgatgaaaatattGATGAACATGGATTTCAATCTATAGTAACACAGCTAGAAGATTTAGTTGCTGATGATACTTTCCAACCGACAGAGCAACCTActcaaattaatttacctCCTCAGCCAACTCCTGAATTTCAACCTATACAACTACCTGAATATTCTAATGTAATACCTCAGACTGTACAGGAAACCTCAAAACATAGTTATAAACATAATAGACCAACTAAACCCGAACACAGTCAGCCATCTCAACCTAGTGAATCTACCGAATCACAAACTCAACCTCAAACTTCTGATCAGCCAATCGAACCAAGTGGCACAGATCAGCAGTTACAACCTGAACATATTCAAGTTGAACTGGGATCTGATGAGGAGGAGTATGATGATGAGGAACCTGAAGAAGGAGCAGTTGGAGGAGCTGGAGGTGGAGATGAGGACGAAGAGGAGAAGAAGAAAAAGAAAGAAAAGGGAAAACCATCTGTACCAGtaaaaaaatgtgaaacaataacattttataaaaaaaataGTAATGGTGAGAAAGTAGAAATGTCTTCAACAGAATATGAAAAAGTATGGGAAGATAAAGATAAAGCcaagtataaatttaaatctgAACTTGAAGTAGTAATATGTGACAATGAAACTGTTTATGATCGTCTCCCCGAAAAGCCTCATTATACTtcattaacacattataaaagtgataataaattagtcTTTTTATCAGGAATAGGATATCTTATAGCTGAATACGCTTTCGGTAGATGGAAAAGAAGAACAGATAATGTTGTTGAGAAGCTCAAACTTTACACTAAAGGTAAAAACGGGGAAGAAATTTTGTTAACTAAAAAACattatgaatttaaaactaaTGATAGACCAATGTTTAAATATCGATTGAAACCACGTGCAATGTGTTTTAGAATTGAATATGGAGGTCACACTGTTTGGGAGAAAAAAGGTGAAAAACAACATCCCATAGGACTGAATATTACATCAGGAAAAAACATCATAATATATTTCAAAACATTTTACAGAATTTATGGAACGTCTGGTGGAGAATACAGACAAATACATGgtcaaaaaattaaaaagtattaa